One window from the genome of Candidatus Binatia bacterium encodes:
- a CDS encoding HPr family phosphocarrier protein gives MTPPDAPANEATLSKLLAIKNRLGLHARAAAQLVQTASQFDAEITVGKEGQVVNGKSIIGLMMLAAAQGTSIEVNVSGPQAAEALEAIERLVDAKFNEE, from the coding sequence ATGACCCCTCCGGACGCCCCCGCCAACGAGGCGACGCTCTCCAAGCTTTTGGCGATCAAGAATCGGCTGGGATTGCACGCGCGTGCCGCCGCCCAGTTGGTGCAAACGGCATCGCAGTTCGATGCCGAGATCACCGTGGGGAAGGAAGGTCAGGTCGTCAACGGCAAGAGCATCATCGGCCTGATGATGCTGGCCGCGGCCCAGGGAACCTCCATCGAGGTGAACGTCTCCGGACCGCAGGCGGCCGAAGCCCTGGAAGCGATCGAGCGGCTGGTGGACGCCAAGTTCAACGAGG
- the hprK gene encoding HPr(Ser) kinase/phosphatase translates to MRNTDHEHEPGIEVAALLADEGAQWNLELVGGKAGIHRKIAAPRIQKPGLALAGYVKQIHPKRVQVIGTPELSYLQTMAPLAARRAVERICAEDIACLIVTNDAAVPAVLRRAADKYHVPLLRTSLKSAVLIRAVAGWLEDKLAARVTVHGVLVQVYGVGVLITGKSGIGKSEAALDLVARGHRFVADDVVEVSEVSPLALKGRSPDLTQHHMEIHGLGIINVRELFGTLVTIEEQQIDLVVELVEWSADVDRLGLEDERYTILHVSVPLIRLPVRPGRNLAMLIEIAARNQTLKARGQHAARQFASMVDREIRRTARLQRHASRKP, encoded by the coding sequence CCGGCATTGAAGTTGCCGCCCTCCTCGCCGACGAGGGGGCGCAGTGGAATCTGGAGCTGGTGGGCGGCAAAGCCGGTATTCATCGCAAGATCGCCGCGCCGCGTATCCAGAAGCCGGGCCTGGCGCTGGCCGGCTACGTCAAGCAAATCCACCCCAAACGGGTCCAGGTGATCGGCACGCCGGAACTGTCGTACCTGCAGACCATGGCGCCGCTGGCGGCACGCCGGGCGGTGGAGCGGATTTGCGCCGAAGACATCGCCTGCCTCATCGTCACCAACGATGCCGCCGTGCCGGCGGTCCTGCGCCGCGCCGCCGACAAGTATCACGTGCCGCTGTTGCGCACGTCGCTGAAGAGCGCGGTGCTGATCCGAGCGGTCGCCGGCTGGCTGGAGGATAAGCTGGCGGCGCGGGTCACGGTCCATGGCGTGCTGGTCCAGGTGTACGGCGTGGGTGTGCTGATCACCGGCAAGAGTGGGATCGGCAAGAGTGAAGCGGCCCTCGATCTGGTCGCCCGCGGCCATCGCTTCGTGGCGGACGACGTCGTCGAGGTCTCCGAGGTGTCGCCGCTCGCCCTCAAAGGCCGCTCCCCGGATCTGACCCAGCACCACATGGAAATCCACGGCCTCGGGATCATCAACGTGCGCGAGCTGTTCGGCACCCTGGTCACGATTGAAGAGCAGCAGATCGACCTGGTGGTGGAGCTGGTCGAGTGGAGCGCTGACGTCGATCGGCTCGGATTGGAAGACGAGCGCTACACCATCCTCCATGTCTCGGTGCCGCTGATCCGTCTGCCGGTGCGGCCCGGCCGCAACCTGGCGATGTTGATCGAGATCGCCGCGCGCAACCAGACATTGAAGGCGCGCGGCCAGCACGCCGCACGGCAGTTCGCCTCCATGGTCGACCGTGAAATCCGCCGTACCGCCCGTCTGCAACGCCACGCGAGTCGGAAGCCATGA